Proteins encoded in a region of the Drosophila sechellia strain sech25 chromosome 2L, ASM438219v1, whole genome shotgun sequence genome:
- the LOC6617838 gene encoding putative uncharacterized protein DDB_G0271606 isoform X10: MATSTLQSPSPSPSTASVSSKNPQLKRVVYSKYRELLGSYNDKANAIIDTLPAYMVRQDRGFQLSELPVNGDANRNGLESSYGQRGGGGSGNGGYEAPACVQNAMMTKDKKPFTYTPGGIDLSQIRSERMAKRLARNAQSEGATGAAQQNRPAQPQSPGGPGGAASAIGAAAMGMPFQVLPPPPPPPQPQSGKNGTQGAIAAPPPPPPQQPSTLAPPTGRLSAPGSPATARKSPTPQRFEPPPLGFRPEIKIPPNPMAALRKVAPPVEKNTFWKDEYIKDRSKSPLPEVVPAANGGYSSTTADAVDGPRPSAASVESSYSPYTPTQQVPPVAKSPPVQYQQPTPPATPPQQQQSEQPPATRPEFRSVPMPTSPAVNVYTRQTDSPRSPFEPQQQQQQQPQRSTESPFRFAQQQQQQSPQQRPPTAISPLAQVQQQQQQQQLQQQQQQLQQLQQQQFQQQQQFQQQQLQQQQQLQQQQQQQQQQQQLQQPAAQSVPWRTQRAQPGAQQQQDSHPQPIYNNVQQQQQRSRDVFSPARNETPAANTFNSQQQQNQFGGAAKPTNVGSLYIAPLAQPTEPQAQRILLQQQQQSSARDSPMRQLPQQQQQPQTNQPMRWLSSQPASKEQAPWARPEENGNVLPSTLRQTTPAPQPQVVPQPQPQQQQTTFYQPQLVQGNGYGPTSVSAAPISLQNFGSNPQPGGLRLQINLNTNGNSSNNTNQSAPRERIIPITLEQTPTYAAAQPNFGGYQNYPPQAQRFPSPNQPTSTSNNTNGNATRLIPIAIEGGRGGPVSQSPVLLQNDPRSPPIQSKSFRILQKITDTVDDGSGNGDMRQDMQQTPQEAELQRPQFARQMSAQQARNSPTIEQMRRLQIGQDQQNNQQQSGTPLVWSPQGNGVSAQNRFTQQRYDTPQQQQYVPPSEQQAPEPKKYTGSAIPSRSFKILQAMTTPENAGPGQSDL; the protein is encoded by the exons ATGGCCACCTCAACGCTGCAATCTCCGTCCCCGTCGCCATCAACCGCCTCCGTGTCGTCCAAGAATCCGCAGCTGAAGCGCGTCGTGTACTCCAAGTATCGGGAACTACTTGGTTCTTATAATGATAAGGCCAATGCCATCATCGACACTCTGCCCGCATATATGGTTCGTCAGGATCGCGGATTTCAGTTGTCGGAGCTGCCCGTGAACGGGGATGCCAATCGCAACGGCCTGGAATCATC GTATGGACAGCGCGGAGGAGGCGGATCCGGAAACGGTGGCTACGAAGCGCCCGCGTGCGTACAGAACGCGATGATGACAAAAGACAAGAAGCCCTTCACCTACACGCCCGGCGGCATCGATCTCTCCCAGATCCGGTCGGAGCGGATGGCCAAGCGGTTGGCGCGCAATGCCCAATCGGAAGGAGCCACCGGAGCCGCCCAACAGAACAGACCCGCCCAGCCACAGTCGCCAGGTGGGCCAGGTGGTGCAGCCAGTGCGATTGGAGCCGCTGCCATGGGCATGCCGTTCCAGGTGctgccgccgccaccaccgccgccgcaaCCACAGTCGGGTAAGAATGGCACCCAAGGTGCTATCGCCGcacccccaccaccacccccacaACAACCCAGCACATTAGCGCCACCCACTGGGCGCCTAAGTGCCCCTGGTTCCCCGGCTACGGCGCGCAAATCGCCAACTCCACAGCGTTTTGAGCCACCGCCACTGGGATTCCGGCCGGAGATCAAGATACCGCCGAATCCTATGGCTGCACTGCGCAAGGTGGCACCGCCCGTGGAGAAGAACACGTTCTGGAAGGACGAGTACATTAAGGATCGCTCCAAGAGTCCGCTGCCCGAGGTGGTTCCTGCTGCGAATGGAGGATATAGCAGCACCACAGCCGATGCCGTTGATG GTCCAAGACCATCGGCGGCTAGCGTTGAAAGCAGCTACAGTCCTTACACGCCGACTCAGCAAGTGCCGCCCGTGGCCAAGAGTCCACCGGTGCAATACCAACAGCCAACGCCACCGGCAAcaccgccgcagcagcaacagtcggAGCAGCCACCTGCAACACGTCCGGAGTTCCGCAGTGTGCCCATGCCCACATCGCCAGCGGTGAACGTCTACACACGTCAAACGGACAGTCCCAGATCGCCTTTCGagccgcagcaacagcagcagcagcaaccacagCGATCCACTGAGAGCCCCTTCCGGTtcgcacagcagcaacagcaacagtcaCCGCAGCAACGTCCACCAACAGCGATATCGCCGCTGGCtcaggtgcagcagcagcagcagcaacagcagttgcaacagcagcagcaacagctacagcagctgcagcaacagcagttccagcagcaacagcagttccagcaacaacagttgcagcagcagcaacagctgcaacagcagcaacagcaacagcagcaacagcaacagctgcagcaACCGGCAGCTCAATCAGTACCATGGCGCACTCAACGTGCTCAGCCTGGagcacaacagcaacaggacTCGCATCCACAACCCATCTACAACAAtgttcagcagcagcaacaaagatCTCGCGATGTCTTCAGTCCGGCAAGGAATGAAACACCGGCAGCAAACACGTTCAAttcacagcagcaacaaaaccAATTTGGTGGAGCAGCAAAGCCG ACCAACGTTGGATCGCTTTACATAGCTCCACTGGCCCAGCCCACTGAACCGCAGGCTCAACGAATCCttttgcaacagcagcagcagtcatCTGCTCGGGATTCTCCCATGCGCCAActtccacagcagcagcagcagccacagacCAACCAACCGATGAGATGGCTCAGCTCACAGCCGGCTAGCAAGGAGCAGGCACCCTGGGCTCGTCCCGAGGAGAATGGCAACGTCCTGCCCTCCACCTTGCGTCAGACCACCCCGGCACCGCAGCCCCAAGTAGTCCCTCAACcgcagccacagcagcagcagaccaCCTTCTACCAGCCGCAGTTGGTCCAAGGTAATGGCTACGGACCAACTTCGGTTTCAGCCGCTCCCATCAGTCTGCAGAATTTCGGATCAAATCCACAGCCGGGAGGACTACGTTTGCAGATCAACCTAAACACcaatggcaacagcagcaataacACAAATCAAAGTGCTCCACGG gAGCGTATCATACCGATAACTCTAGAGCAGACGCCGACGTATGCCGCAGCCCAGCCCAACTTTGGTG GTTACCAGAATTACCCACCACAAGCCCAGCGATTCCCATCGCCCAATCAGCCAACGAGTACGAGTAACAACACCAATGGCAACGCCACCCGGTTAATCCCGATAGCCATCGAGGGAGGACGCGGCGGTCCAGTTTCCCAGTCGCCAGTGCTGCTCCAGAA CGATCCACGCTCACCGCCCATCCAATCGAAATCGTTTAGAATATTGCAAAAGATAACCGACACCGTGGACGATGGCAGCGGGAATGGCGATATGCGGCAGGACATGCAGCAGACGCCCCAGGAGGCGGAGCTGCAGCGGCCGCAGTTCGCCCGCCAGATGAGCGCCCAGCAGGCCAGGAATAGTCCGACCATCGAGCAGATGCGACGCCTGCAAATTGGACAGGATCAGCAGAATAACCAACAGCAGTCGGGTACGCCACTAGTTTGGTCCCCGCAAG gTAACGGAGTCTCCGCTCAGAACCGATTTACGCAACAACGATATG ataccccccaacaacagcaatatGTGCCGCCAAGTGAACAGCAAGCTCCGGAACCCAAAAAATACACAGGCAGCGCTATACCCAGTCGATCATTCAAAATTCTACAGGCAATGACAACACCTGAAAATGCCG GACCTGGTCAATCGGATCTATAA
- the LOC6617838 gene encoding AT-rich interactive domain-containing protein 1A isoform X9 translates to MATSTLQSPSPSPSTASVSSKNPQLKRVVYSKYRELLGSYNDKANAIIDTLPAYMVRQDRGFQLSELPVNGDANRNGLESSYGQRGGGGSGNGGYEAPACVQNAMMTKDKKPFTYTPGGIDLSQIRSERMAKRLARNAQSEGATGAAQQNRPAQPQSPGGPGGAASAIGAAAMGMPFQVLPPPPPPPQPQSGKNGTQGAIAAPPPPPPQQPSTLAPPTGRLSAPGSPATARKSPTPQRFEPPPLGFRPEIKIPPNPMAALRKVAPPVEKNTFWKDEYIKDRSKSPLPEVVPAANGGYSSTTADAVDGPRPSAASVESSYSPYTPTQQVPPVAKSPPVQYQQPTPPATPPQQQQSEQPPATRPEFRSVPMPTSPAVNVYTRQTDSPRSPFEPQQQQQQQPQRSTESPFRFAQQQQQQSPQQRPPTAISPLAQVQQQQQQQQLQQQQQQLQQLQQQQFQQQQQFQQQQLQQQQQLQQQQQQQQQQQQLQQPAAQSVPWRTQRAQPGAQQQQDSHPQPIYNNVQQQQQRSRDVFSPARNETPAANTFNSQQQQNQFGGAAKPTNVGSLYIAPLAQPTEPQAQRILLQQQQQSSARDSPMRQLPQQQQQPQTNQPMRWLSSQPASKEQAPWARPEENGNVLPSTLRQTTPAPQPQVVPQPQPQQQQTTFYQPQLVQGNGYGPTSVSAAPISLQNFGSNPQPGGLRLQINLNTNGNSSNNTNQSAPRERIIPITLEQTPTYAAAQPNFGAPAGHIIRSANQFVDQGYQNYPPQAQRFPSPNQPTSTSNNTNGNATRLIPIAIEGGRGGPVSQSPVLLQNDPRSPPIQSKSFRILQKITDTVDDGSGNGDMRQDMQQTPQEAELQRPQFARQMSAQQARNSPTIEQMRRLQIGQDQQNNQQQSGNGVSAQNRFTQQRYDTPQQQQYVPPSEQQAPEPKKYTGSAIPSRSFKILQAMTTPENAGPGQSDL, encoded by the exons ATGGCCACCTCAACGCTGCAATCTCCGTCCCCGTCGCCATCAACCGCCTCCGTGTCGTCCAAGAATCCGCAGCTGAAGCGCGTCGTGTACTCCAAGTATCGGGAACTACTTGGTTCTTATAATGATAAGGCCAATGCCATCATCGACACTCTGCCCGCATATATGGTTCGTCAGGATCGCGGATTTCAGTTGTCGGAGCTGCCCGTGAACGGGGATGCCAATCGCAACGGCCTGGAATCATC GTATGGACAGCGCGGAGGAGGCGGATCCGGAAACGGTGGCTACGAAGCGCCCGCGTGCGTACAGAACGCGATGATGACAAAAGACAAGAAGCCCTTCACCTACACGCCCGGCGGCATCGATCTCTCCCAGATCCGGTCGGAGCGGATGGCCAAGCGGTTGGCGCGCAATGCCCAATCGGAAGGAGCCACCGGAGCCGCCCAACAGAACAGACCCGCCCAGCCACAGTCGCCAGGTGGGCCAGGTGGTGCAGCCAGTGCGATTGGAGCCGCTGCCATGGGCATGCCGTTCCAGGTGctgccgccgccaccaccgccgccgcaaCCACAGTCGGGTAAGAATGGCACCCAAGGTGCTATCGCCGcacccccaccaccacccccacaACAACCCAGCACATTAGCGCCACCCACTGGGCGCCTAAGTGCCCCTGGTTCCCCGGCTACGGCGCGCAAATCGCCAACTCCACAGCGTTTTGAGCCACCGCCACTGGGATTCCGGCCGGAGATCAAGATACCGCCGAATCCTATGGCTGCACTGCGCAAGGTGGCACCGCCCGTGGAGAAGAACACGTTCTGGAAGGACGAGTACATTAAGGATCGCTCCAAGAGTCCGCTGCCCGAGGTGGTTCCTGCTGCGAATGGAGGATATAGCAGCACCACAGCCGATGCCGTTGATG GTCCAAGACCATCGGCGGCTAGCGTTGAAAGCAGCTACAGTCCTTACACGCCGACTCAGCAAGTGCCGCCCGTGGCCAAGAGTCCACCGGTGCAATACCAACAGCCAACGCCACCGGCAAcaccgccgcagcagcaacagtcggAGCAGCCACCTGCAACACGTCCGGAGTTCCGCAGTGTGCCCATGCCCACATCGCCAGCGGTGAACGTCTACACACGTCAAACGGACAGTCCCAGATCGCCTTTCGagccgcagcaacagcagcagcagcaaccacagCGATCCACTGAGAGCCCCTTCCGGTtcgcacagcagcaacagcaacagtcaCCGCAGCAACGTCCACCAACAGCGATATCGCCGCTGGCtcaggtgcagcagcagcagcagcaacagcagttgcaacagcagcagcaacagctacagcagctgcagcaacagcagttccagcagcaacagcagttccagcaacaacagttgcagcagcagcaacagctgcaacagcagcaacagcaacagcagcaacagcaacagctgcagcaACCGGCAGCTCAATCAGTACCATGGCGCACTCAACGTGCTCAGCCTGGagcacaacagcaacaggacTCGCATCCACAACCCATCTACAACAAtgttcagcagcagcaacaaagatCTCGCGATGTCTTCAGTCCGGCAAGGAATGAAACACCGGCAGCAAACACGTTCAAttcacagcagcaacaaaaccAATTTGGTGGAGCAGCAAAGCCG ACCAACGTTGGATCGCTTTACATAGCTCCACTGGCCCAGCCCACTGAACCGCAGGCTCAACGAATCCttttgcaacagcagcagcagtcatCTGCTCGGGATTCTCCCATGCGCCAActtccacagcagcagcagcagccacagacCAACCAACCGATGAGATGGCTCAGCTCACAGCCGGCTAGCAAGGAGCAGGCACCCTGGGCTCGTCCCGAGGAGAATGGCAACGTCCTGCCCTCCACCTTGCGTCAGACCACCCCGGCACCGCAGCCCCAAGTAGTCCCTCAACcgcagccacagcagcagcagaccaCCTTCTACCAGCCGCAGTTGGTCCAAGGTAATGGCTACGGACCAACTTCGGTTTCAGCCGCTCCCATCAGTCTGCAGAATTTCGGATCAAATCCACAGCCGGGAGGACTACGTTTGCAGATCAACCTAAACACcaatggcaacagcagcaataacACAAATCAAAGTGCTCCACGG gAGCGTATCATACCGATAACTCTAGAGCAGACGCCGACGTATGCCGCAGCCCAGCCCAACTTTGGTG CGCCTGCAGGTCACATAATACGCTCAGCTAATCAATTTGTCGATCAAGGTTACCAGAATTACCCACCACAAGCCCAGCGATTCCCATCGCCCAATCAGCCAACGAGTACGAGTAACAACACCAATGGCAACGCCACCCGGTTAATCCCGATAGCCATCGAGGGAGGACGCGGCGGTCCAGTTTCCCAGTCGCCAGTGCTGCTCCAGAA CGATCCACGCTCACCGCCCATCCAATCGAAATCGTTTAGAATATTGCAAAAGATAACCGACACCGTGGACGATGGCAGCGGGAATGGCGATATGCGGCAGGACATGCAGCAGACGCCCCAGGAGGCGGAGCTGCAGCGGCCGCAGTTCGCCCGCCAGATGAGCGCCCAGCAGGCCAGGAATAGTCCGACCATCGAGCAGATGCGACGCCTGCAAATTGGACAGGATCAGCAGAATAACCAACAGCAGTCGG gTAACGGAGTCTCCGCTCAGAACCGATTTACGCAACAACGATATG ataccccccaacaacagcaatatGTGCCGCCAAGTGAACAGCAAGCTCCGGAACCCAAAAAATACACAGGCAGCGCTATACCCAGTCGATCATTCAAAATTCTACAGGCAATGACAACACCTGAAAATGCCG GACCTGGTCAATCGGATCTATAA
- the LOC6617838 gene encoding putative uncharacterized protein DDB_G0271606 isoform X12: MATSTLQSPSPSPSTASVSSKNPQLKRVVYSKYRELLGSYNDKANAIIDTLPAYMVRQDRGFQLSELPVNGDANRNGLESSYGQRGGGGSGNGGYEAPACVQNAMMTKDKKPFTYTPGGIDLSQIRSERMAKRLARNAQSEGATGAAQQNRPAQPQSPGGPGGAASAIGAAAMGMPFQVLPPPPPPPQPQSGKNGTQGAIAAPPPPPPQQPSTLAPPTGRLSAPGSPATARKSPTPQRFEPPPLGFRPEIKIPPNPMAALRKVAPPVEKNTFWKDEYIKDRSKSPLPEVVPAANGGYSSTTADAVDGPRPSAASVESSYSPYTPTQQVPPVAKSPPVQYQQPTPPATPPQQQQSEQPPATRPEFRSVPMPTSPAVNVYTRQTDSPRSPFEPQQQQQQQPQRSTESPFRFAQQQQQQSPQQRPPTAISPLAQVQQQQQQQQLQQQQQQLQQLQQQQFQQQQQFQQQQLQQQQQLQQQQQQQQQQQQLQQPAAQSVPWRTQRAQPGAQQQQDSHPQPIYNNVQQQQQRSRDVFSPARNETPAANTFNSQQQQNQFGGAAKPTNVGSLYIAPLAQPTEPQAQRILLQQQQQSSARDSPMRQLPQQQQQPQTNQPMRWLSSQPASKEQAPWARPEENGNVLPSTLRQTTPAPQPQVVPQPQPQQQQTTFYQPQLVQGNGYGPTSVSAAPISLQNFGSNPQPGGLRLQINLNTNGNSSNNTNQSAPRERIIPITLEQTPTYAAAQPNFGGHIIRSANQFVDQGYQNYPPQAQRFPSPNQPTSTSNNTNGNATRLIPIAIEGGRGGPVSQSPVLLQNDPRSPPIQSKSFRILQKITDTVDDGSGNGDMRQDMQQTPQEAELQRPQFARQMSAQQARNSPTIEQMRRLQIGQDQQNNQQQSGNGVSAQNRFTQQRYDTPQQQQYVPPSEQQAPEPKKYTGSAIPSRSFKILQAMTTPENAGPGQSDL, from the exons ATGGCCACCTCAACGCTGCAATCTCCGTCCCCGTCGCCATCAACCGCCTCCGTGTCGTCCAAGAATCCGCAGCTGAAGCGCGTCGTGTACTCCAAGTATCGGGAACTACTTGGTTCTTATAATGATAAGGCCAATGCCATCATCGACACTCTGCCCGCATATATGGTTCGTCAGGATCGCGGATTTCAGTTGTCGGAGCTGCCCGTGAACGGGGATGCCAATCGCAACGGCCTGGAATCATC GTATGGACAGCGCGGAGGAGGCGGATCCGGAAACGGTGGCTACGAAGCGCCCGCGTGCGTACAGAACGCGATGATGACAAAAGACAAGAAGCCCTTCACCTACACGCCCGGCGGCATCGATCTCTCCCAGATCCGGTCGGAGCGGATGGCCAAGCGGTTGGCGCGCAATGCCCAATCGGAAGGAGCCACCGGAGCCGCCCAACAGAACAGACCCGCCCAGCCACAGTCGCCAGGTGGGCCAGGTGGTGCAGCCAGTGCGATTGGAGCCGCTGCCATGGGCATGCCGTTCCAGGTGctgccgccgccaccaccgccgccgcaaCCACAGTCGGGTAAGAATGGCACCCAAGGTGCTATCGCCGcacccccaccaccacccccacaACAACCCAGCACATTAGCGCCACCCACTGGGCGCCTAAGTGCCCCTGGTTCCCCGGCTACGGCGCGCAAATCGCCAACTCCACAGCGTTTTGAGCCACCGCCACTGGGATTCCGGCCGGAGATCAAGATACCGCCGAATCCTATGGCTGCACTGCGCAAGGTGGCACCGCCCGTGGAGAAGAACACGTTCTGGAAGGACGAGTACATTAAGGATCGCTCCAAGAGTCCGCTGCCCGAGGTGGTTCCTGCTGCGAATGGAGGATATAGCAGCACCACAGCCGATGCCGTTGATG GTCCAAGACCATCGGCGGCTAGCGTTGAAAGCAGCTACAGTCCTTACACGCCGACTCAGCAAGTGCCGCCCGTGGCCAAGAGTCCACCGGTGCAATACCAACAGCCAACGCCACCGGCAAcaccgccgcagcagcaacagtcggAGCAGCCACCTGCAACACGTCCGGAGTTCCGCAGTGTGCCCATGCCCACATCGCCAGCGGTGAACGTCTACACACGTCAAACGGACAGTCCCAGATCGCCTTTCGagccgcagcaacagcagcagcagcaaccacagCGATCCACTGAGAGCCCCTTCCGGTtcgcacagcagcaacagcaacagtcaCCGCAGCAACGTCCACCAACAGCGATATCGCCGCTGGCtcaggtgcagcagcagcagcagcaacagcagttgcaacagcagcagcaacagctacagcagctgcagcaacagcagttccagcagcaacagcagttccagcaacaacagttgcagcagcagcaacagctgcaacagcagcaacagcaacagcagcaacagcaacagctgcagcaACCGGCAGCTCAATCAGTACCATGGCGCACTCAACGTGCTCAGCCTGGagcacaacagcaacaggacTCGCATCCACAACCCATCTACAACAAtgttcagcagcagcaacaaagatCTCGCGATGTCTTCAGTCCGGCAAGGAATGAAACACCGGCAGCAAACACGTTCAAttcacagcagcaacaaaaccAATTTGGTGGAGCAGCAAAGCCG ACCAACGTTGGATCGCTTTACATAGCTCCACTGGCCCAGCCCACTGAACCGCAGGCTCAACGAATCCttttgcaacagcagcagcagtcatCTGCTCGGGATTCTCCCATGCGCCAActtccacagcagcagcagcagccacagacCAACCAACCGATGAGATGGCTCAGCTCACAGCCGGCTAGCAAGGAGCAGGCACCCTGGGCTCGTCCCGAGGAGAATGGCAACGTCCTGCCCTCCACCTTGCGTCAGACCACCCCGGCACCGCAGCCCCAAGTAGTCCCTCAACcgcagccacagcagcagcagaccaCCTTCTACCAGCCGCAGTTGGTCCAAGGTAATGGCTACGGACCAACTTCGGTTTCAGCCGCTCCCATCAGTCTGCAGAATTTCGGATCAAATCCACAGCCGGGAGGACTACGTTTGCAGATCAACCTAAACACcaatggcaacagcagcaataacACAAATCAAAGTGCTCCACGG gAGCGTATCATACCGATAACTCTAGAGCAGACGCCGACGTATGCCGCAGCCCAGCCCAACTTTGGTG GTCACATAATACGCTCAGCTAATCAATTTGTCGATCAAGGTTACCAGAATTACCCACCACAAGCCCAGCGATTCCCATCGCCCAATCAGCCAACGAGTACGAGTAACAACACCAATGGCAACGCCACCCGGTTAATCCCGATAGCCATCGAGGGAGGACGCGGCGGTCCAGTTTCCCAGTCGCCAGTGCTGCTCCAGAA CGATCCACGCTCACCGCCCATCCAATCGAAATCGTTTAGAATATTGCAAAAGATAACCGACACCGTGGACGATGGCAGCGGGAATGGCGATATGCGGCAGGACATGCAGCAGACGCCCCAGGAGGCGGAGCTGCAGCGGCCGCAGTTCGCCCGCCAGATGAGCGCCCAGCAGGCCAGGAATAGTCCGACCATCGAGCAGATGCGACGCCTGCAAATTGGACAGGATCAGCAGAATAACCAACAGCAGTCGG gTAACGGAGTCTCCGCTCAGAACCGATTTACGCAACAACGATATG ataccccccaacaacagcaatatGTGCCGCCAAGTGAACAGCAAGCTCCGGAACCCAAAAAATACACAGGCAGCGCTATACCCAGTCGATCATTCAAAATTCTACAGGCAATGACAACACCTGAAAATGCCG GACCTGGTCAATCGGATCTATAA